Proteins encoded within one genomic window of Bacteroidales bacterium:
- a CDS encoding serine hydroxymethyltransferase: MNRDTHIFNLIDQERERQLSGIELIASENFVSDQVMQAMGTCLTNKYAEGYPGKRYYGGCQIIDQIEQTAIDRAKELFGAEWANVQPHSGAQANAAVMLACLKPGDTFMGFDLSHGGHLSHGSPVNSSGILYRPVAYKVTEETGRIDYDQMEATALKEKPKMIIAGASAYSRDWDYARMRAIADKIGALLMADIAHPAGLIAKGQLNHPFPHCHIVTTTTHKTLRGPRGGMIMIGKDFENPWGLTTPKGEIKMMSQLLDSAVFPGIQGGPLEHVIASKAVAFGEALTNSYQEYVIQVMKNASAMAQAMMDKGYKVISNGTDNHSMLIDLRSKFSDLTGKIAENALVKADITTNKNMVPFDSRSPFLTSGIRLGTPAITTRGAKEGLMTEIVEMIDTVLSNVDNDAVLNKVKDKVNKTMKDYPLFAY, from the coding sequence ATGAACAGGGATACACACATTTTTAACTTGATTGACCAGGAACGCGAACGTCAGTTATCAGGTATTGAACTGATTGCTTCCGAAAATTTTGTCAGTGACCAGGTAATGCAAGCCATGGGCACCTGTCTGACCAATAAATATGCAGAAGGTTACCCTGGAAAACGTTATTACGGAGGATGCCAGATTATCGACCAGATAGAACAGACAGCTATCGACCGGGCCAAGGAACTTTTTGGTGCGGAATGGGCCAATGTACAACCTCATTCGGGCGCACAGGCCAATGCGGCCGTGATGTTGGCCTGTCTGAAACCCGGTGATACTTTTATGGGATTCGATCTTTCCCATGGTGGACATCTTTCCCATGGTTCCCCGGTTAATTCATCCGGTATATTGTACCGTCCTGTCGCTTACAAAGTAACGGAAGAGACCGGAAGGATCGATTATGACCAGATGGAAGCTACGGCGTTGAAAGAAAAGCCAAAAATGATCATTGCCGGTGCATCGGCTTATTCACGTGACTGGGATTATGCCCGTATGCGGGCTATTGCCGATAAAATCGGTGCTTTACTGATGGCGGATATTGCCCATCCTGCAGGATTGATTGCGAAAGGACAATTAAATCACCCGTTTCCTCATTGTCATATTGTTACTACTACCACACATAAAACCTTACGGGGACCCCGCGGAGGTATGATCATGATCGGAAAAGATTTTGAAAATCCATGGGGACTGACCACGCCCAAAGGAGAAATCAAGATGATGTCACAATTGCTGGACTCAGCTGTCTTTCCGGGGATACAGGGCGGACCGCTGGAACATGTAATCGCATCCAAGGCAGTAGCTTTTGGAGAGGCACTTACCAACAGTTATCAGGAATATGTCATACAGGTGATGAAAAACGCATCTGCCATGGCTCAGGCAATGATGGATAAAGGCTATAAAGTGATTTCAAACGGAACAGATAACCATAGTATGCTGATCGATTTACGGTCAAAATTCTCTGACCTGACCGGGAAAATAGCTGAAAATGCTTTGGTAAAAGCGGACATCACGACCAATAAAAATATGGTTCCTTTCGATTCGCGTTCTCCTTTCCTCACGTCAGGAATACGTTTAGGTACTCCTGCCATCACCACCAGAGGTGCGAAAGAAGGTCTGATGACAGAAATTGTTGAAATGATCGACACTGTGCTTTCTAATGTAGACAACGATGCAGTCCTGAACAAGGTAAAGGATAAGGTCAACAAAACCATGAAGGATTATCCGCTGTTTGCTTATTAA
- a CDS encoding C45 family peptidase: MKIKFRHILLVILAVFMILIIVAVVYIRNIHIPPPDIKDTTCIQWQRTQVNDSLYFVGNNWLHRSPGGLWEVYLEGNAFERGVAFGKLTRELLEYQEDAFVEMINQYVPSPSYLNFLRYFVAFFNRNLPEYIPEEYQQEIYGVSLSTSSRFDFIAPAYLRQLNYHAAHDIGHALQNMNLVGCTSFALWDNRTQDNQLLIGRNFDFHAGERFAENKLLCFVNPDTGYPFVMIGWAGMCGVLSGMNEKGLTVTINAAKSGIPTSSAMPVSLLAREILQYASTIQEAQRIAGKRQVFVSESFLIGSLSDNKAAVIEKTPEKTALYTSSGNQIVCTNHFQGKAFADDAMNIENIRESDSPYRYARVRELLEGKSGVDEHLTASILRETRGLNDKHIGYGNEKSINQLIAHHSVIFHPSEKKFIVSTHPYQLGEMKAYRMDSIFTMTADRLLQAKDLSYAAENIPADTLLYSIDYAHFLQYRQMRDSLKAGISKKNEITVDESFRDRFISSNPEMYDVYHLLGDWYESREEPDQAVSYWKMALSKEIPRLREKENLEKKIQKHQNKVSIRP, encoded by the coding sequence ATGAAGATAAAATTCCGGCATATATTATTAGTGATACTGGCTGTTTTCATGATCTTAATCATAGTGGCTGTCGTTTATATACGGAACATTCATATTCCTCCGCCAGACATCAAAGATACGACTTGTATACAATGGCAGCGAACACAGGTAAATGATAGTTTATATTTTGTCGGTAATAACTGGTTACATCGGAGTCCCGGCGGATTGTGGGAAGTCTATCTGGAAGGAAACGCTTTTGAACGTGGTGTAGCTTTCGGAAAACTGACCAGGGAATTGCTCGAATACCAGGAGGATGCTTTTGTTGAGATGATCAATCAATATGTCCCGTCTCCTTCTTACCTCAATTTTTTGCGTTATTTTGTTGCTTTTTTCAACCGGAATTTACCCGAATATATTCCGGAAGAATACCAACAGGAAATTTATGGCGTTTCTTTATCGACCTCTTCCCGTTTTGATTTTATTGCTCCTGCCTATTTGCGGCAACTCAACTATCATGCAGCACACGATATCGGACATGCCCTACAGAACATGAATCTGGTGGGTTGTACTTCATTTGCCCTATGGGACAACCGGACACAAGACAATCAGCTGCTCATAGGCCGTAATTTCGATTTTCATGCCGGTGAACGTTTTGCTGAGAACAAATTGTTGTGTTTTGTTAATCCGGACACGGGTTATCCGTTTGTAATGATTGGTTGGGCAGGGATGTGCGGTGTATTGTCGGGCATGAACGAAAAAGGATTGACGGTAACGATCAATGCCGCCAAATCCGGTATCCCGACCAGTTCTGCCATGCCTGTTTCTTTGCTGGCACGGGAAATCCTGCAATATGCATCCACAATACAAGAAGCGCAACGAATTGCAGGGAAACGACAGGTTTTTGTTTCCGAGTCCTTTTTGATCGGCTCTCTTTCAGACAATAAAGCAGCTGTCATTGAAAAAACACCGGAGAAAACTGCATTGTATACTTCATCAGGGAACCAGATCGTGTGTACCAACCATTTTCAGGGCAAAGCTTTTGCTGATGATGCAATGAATATCGAAAATATCAGGGAAAGCGACAGTCCATACCGTTATGCACGGGTCCGTGAATTATTGGAAGGAAAAAGTGGGGTGGACGAACATTTAACAGCGTCAATACTTCGGGAAACAAGAGGTCTGAATGATAAGCATATCGGATACGGAAATGAAAAATCCATCAATCAGTTGATCGCACATCATTCTGTAATATTCCATCCTTCTGAAAAGAAATTTATAGTGTCTACCCATCCATATCAGCTGGGGGAAATGAAAGCTTACCGGATGGACAGCATTTTCACCATGACCGCTGACCGTCTTCTTCAAGCTAAAGATTTGTCTTATGCTGCGGAAAATATACCAGCCGACACCCTCTTATATTCCATTGATTATGCCCATTTTTTACAGTACAGGCAGATGCGTGATTCTTTAAAAGCCGGTATAAGTAAGAAAAATGAGATAACGGTTGATGAATCATTCAGGGATCGCTTTATATCCAGTAATCCGGAAATGTATGATGTATATCATTTGCTGGGAGACTGGTACGAATCCCGGGAAGAACCGGATCAGGCTGTCTCTTATTGGAAAATGGCTCTTTCTAAGGAAATTCCGCGACTCAGGGAAAAAGAAAATTTAGAGAAAAAAATACAAAAACATCAAAACAAAGTATCGATCCGTCCTTAA
- a CDS encoding peptidylprolyl isomerase: MNISKNKVVSLSYELRLEKKDGEIIETVNADRPLVFIYGTGNLLPEFERNIENLKTGDDFAFLLTSENAYGPAVEEALVEIPKTAFMVDGEIDQDLLFEGNAIPMTDSQGNHLNGIVAEVKQDTVVMDFNHPLAGDDLYFTGTVVDVRDATAEELAHGHIHGGGCSPDDCGSCDGSCH, translated from the coding sequence ATGAACATTTCGAAAAACAAAGTAGTGTCATTGTCCTACGAGCTTCGTCTCGAAAAAAAGGACGGTGAAATCATAGAAACTGTAAATGCTGACCGCCCTTTGGTATTTATATACGGAACAGGTAACCTTTTGCCTGAATTCGAACGTAATATCGAAAACCTGAAAACAGGTGATGATTTTGCTTTTCTGTTGACCAGTGAAAATGCATATGGTCCGGCAGTGGAAGAAGCATTGGTGGAAATACCCAAAACAGCTTTTATGGTAGATGGGGAAATTGACCAAGACTTGTTGTTCGAAGGAAATGCTATTCCTATGACTGACTCGCAGGGAAATCACCTGAACGGCATTGTTGCCGAAGTAAAACAAGATACTGTAGTCATGGATTTCAACCACCCTTTGGCCGGAGATGACCTATACTTCACCGGAACAGTAGTGGATGTCCGTGACGCTACTGCCGAAGAACTGGCACATGGTCATATTCACGGTGGAGGTTGTTCTCCTGATGATTGTGGCTCCTGTGACGGAAGTTGCCACTAA
- a CDS encoding CvpA family protein, which produces MNYVIDIIILVCLGWGAYKGFKKGFIIQSFAIIALILGIWGGFTLSGKVSPLLMQHFNIGELACSIVSFVIVFLIVLILVYLTGYIVTKLANVATLGLINRLAGATFGIFANAIILSLIIVLLNKINDQKHFISEEQLERTYLYEPVGKLAPVIFPEKFFEKVKDNLMQGVL; this is translated from the coding sequence ATGAATTATGTAATCGACATCATTATTCTGGTGTGTCTGGGATGGGGTGCGTATAAGGGATTCAAAAAGGGATTTATCATTCAAAGTTTTGCTATTATCGCACTGATCCTTGGTATCTGGGGTGGATTCACTCTCTCGGGAAAGGTATCTCCTTTATTGATGCAACATTTTAATATCGGCGAACTGGCATGTTCCATTGTCTCTTTTGTGATTGTCTTTTTAATTGTGTTGATATTGGTGTACCTGACCGGATATATTGTCACCAAACTGGCTAATGTAGCAACACTTGGGCTGATTAACCGCTTAGCCGGCGCTACATTCGGAATATTTGCCAACGCCATTATATTAAGTCTGATCATTGTATTGCTCAATAAGATCAATGACCAGAAACATTTCATATCCGAAGAACAACTGGAAAGAACGTATCTATACGAACCGGTCGGAAAGCTGGCACCAGTTATTTTTCCGGAAAAGTTTTTTGAAAAGGTAAAAGACAACCTGATGCAGGGCGTTCTCTGA
- a CDS encoding glycogen/starch synthase → MKVLFIAQEITPYLPETEMSVICRNLPQGIQEQGKEIRTFMPRYGCINERRNQLHEVIRLSGMNLIINDTDHPLIIKVASIQSARMQVYFIDNDDYFGRKNILSDDKDGYFPDNDERAIFFARGVLETVRKLRWVPNVVHCHGWFTGLVPLYVKKAFREDPLFSKAKVVYSLYGDAFDGSFAPDFKTKAITDGVSKKDVAVLNDADYVALSKLAINFSDGFITVGDSVHPEVLEYLDSTKKPVIQHHNDTYIQDYGAFYEKIMP, encoded by the coding sequence ATGAAGGTATTATTTATAGCTCAAGAAATTACACCATACCTTCCCGAAACAGAAATGTCGGTTATCTGTCGAAATTTACCGCAGGGAATCCAGGAACAAGGGAAAGAAATCCGGACATTTATGCCTAGGTATGGTTGTATTAATGAGCGAAGAAACCAATTGCATGAGGTAATTCGGTTATCGGGGATGAACCTGATCATTAATGACACTGATCACCCGTTGATCATCAAAGTAGCTTCCATCCAATCGGCAAGGATGCAGGTTTATTTCATTGATAATGATGATTATTTCGGAAGGAAAAACATTTTATCTGATGATAAGGATGGATATTTCCCGGATAATGATGAGCGGGCTATTTTCTTTGCACGTGGCGTTTTGGAAACAGTTCGTAAATTACGCTGGGTTCCGAATGTAGTGCATTGCCATGGGTGGTTCACAGGATTAGTACCCCTCTATGTGAAAAAGGCTTTCCGAGAAGATCCTCTGTTTTCCAAGGCTAAAGTTGTATATTCTTTATACGGTGATGCTTTTGACGGTTCCTTTGCCCCGGATTTCAAAACAAAAGCAATTACCGACGGCGTGTCTAAAAAAGATGTAGCCGTCTTGAACGATGCCGACTATGTGGCTTTAAGTAAGCTGGCAATCAACTTTTCGGATGGCTTTATAACCGTAGGCGATTCTGTCCATCCTGAAGTACTGGAATATCTCGATTCTACTAAAAAACCGGTCATTCAACATCATAACGATACTTATATCCAGGATTACGGGGCCTTTTATGAAAAAATTATGCCCTAG
- a CDS encoding DUF4421 domain-containing protein, with amino-acid sequence MRIFLFFLPLLFLSFVSNAQRDTSYVGRFDRKMAISTYIVKDFAFLVQEFEPDRDIAYIPNTPASIGLGFSWKNAAFSLSYGYGFDFLRDKKLGRTKSVDFQFHNYGRMFAFDIFIQNYKGFYVEEDDKTIRVCPDVKMYNYGLFSQYVFNHKKFSYKAAFDRSEKQLRSAGSLLVGAGIYFTSIESDSSFIVQEKNFVRSFQFGVSAGYAYTWVIRTNWFINLSTTVGIHFGSEKLNRFGKQKPEISPTVFPRISTGYAKHSWSLDLSYLANILFPSFSENKAIGILSGSGRITFTKRFNSIFQRDKRR; translated from the coding sequence GTGCGCATATTCCTGTTTTTCCTGCCTTTATTGTTTTTGTCGTTTGTATCCAACGCACAAAGGGATACTTCGTATGTTGGCCGTTTTGACCGGAAAATGGCCATAAGCACATATATTGTGAAAGATTTTGCATTTCTGGTTCAGGAATTCGAGCCGGATCGTGATATTGCCTATATTCCTAATACCCCGGCAAGCATCGGGCTGGGTTTTTCATGGAAAAATGCAGCATTTAGCCTTAGTTATGGTTATGGATTTGATTTTCTGCGAGACAAAAAATTAGGCCGGACAAAATCCGTTGATTTTCAATTTCATAATTATGGGAGAATGTTCGCATTTGACATCTTTATCCAGAATTATAAAGGCTTTTACGTGGAGGAGGATGATAAAACGATCAGGGTGTGTCCTGACGTAAAGATGTATAATTACGGGCTTTTTTCACAATATGTGTTCAACCATAAAAAGTTTTCTTACAAAGCGGCTTTTGACCGGAGCGAAAAACAACTGAGATCGGCCGGATCACTTCTGGTTGGCGCAGGAATTTATTTTACCAGCATTGAGTCTGATAGTTCCTTTATTGTTCAGGAAAAGAATTTTGTGCGTAGTTTTCAATTCGGGGTCAGTGCCGGATATGCCTACACATGGGTAATCAGGACTAATTGGTTTATTAATTTGTCGACGACCGTTGGGATACACTTCGGAAGTGAAAAGCTGAACCGGTTCGGTAAACAAAAACCGGAAATATCCCCAACTGTTTTTCCGCGTATATCAACAGGATATGCCAAACATTCATGGTCATTGGATCTTTCTTACCTGGCCAATATCCTGTTTCCTTCATTTTCGGAAAATAAGGCAATCGGTATTTTATCGGGAAGTGGGAGAATCACCTTTACAAAACGGTTTAATTCTATATTTCAAAGAGACAAAAGAAGATAA
- a CDS encoding 3'-5' exonuclease — MLDHIYLEDILFLDIETVPQSPDYSGLDETSQYLWELKSASFCKEGQTAGDVYERAGIYAEFGKIICISAGFIHKHTDGGLAFRIKSCYNDDESTLLKEFSDLVSRFSSQHKVQLCAHNGKEFDFPYIARRMLVNTIRLPSILDIAGKKPWEVSFLDTMELWRFGDYKSYTSLKTLTHIFGIPSPKDDIDGSQVAGVYWRENDLLRIVRYCEKDVLAVAQLLLRYKGMELIAPEWVNSTTFQS, encoded by the coding sequence ATGCTGGATCATATTTATCTTGAAGATATTCTTTTTCTGGATATTGAAACGGTTCCCCAATCTCCTGATTATTCAGGACTGGATGAAACTTCACAGTATCTCTGGGAGCTGAAATCGGCATCATTTTGCAAAGAAGGGCAAACTGCCGGTGATGTGTACGAAAGAGCCGGTATATATGCAGAATTTGGAAAAATCATCTGTATCTCGGCCGGATTCATCCATAAACATACCGATGGGGGACTGGCCTTCCGGATAAAATCCTGTTATAATGACGATGAATCAACCCTGTTGAAAGAGTTTTCGGATCTGGTGTCCCGTTTCTCATCACAGCATAAAGTACAATTATGTGCCCATAACGGGAAAGAATTTGATTTTCCGTATATTGCCAGGCGCATGCTGGTGAACACTATCCGGCTGCCTTCTATCCTGGATATTGCCGGAAAAAAACCATGGGAAGTTTCTTTTTTAGATACCATGGAGCTATGGCGTTTTGGGGATTACAAAAGTTACACTTCTTTGAAGACATTGACCCATATTTTTGGTATTCCTTCTCCCAAGGATGATATCGATGGAAGCCAGGTAGCCGGAGTGTACTGGCGGGAGAATGATTTATTACGGATTGTGCGCTATTGTGAAAAAGATGTACTGGCTGTTGCCCAGTTATTACTTAGATATAAAGGAATGGAACTTATAGCCCCTGAATGGGTTAATTCGACTACTTTCCAGAGTTAG
- a CDS encoding family 43 glycosylhydrolase has product MRKLTIFILSFISCLSIQLQAQGKIASNVVEKDYTAYLFAYFQGNKVEQEQICFAISLDGYSYFALNGNKPVIDSKEISETGGVRDPHILRAEDGNTFYMVATDMTSSKGWDSNRGIVLMKSSDLVHWAFSKINIQKNYPGQENLLRVWAPQTIYDPHAGKYMVYWSMQHGKGNPDIIYYAYANKDFTGLEGEPKQLFFSKNGKSCIDGDIIYKNGIFHMFYKTEGHGNGIKKAMTDNLTSGCWLEQPDYKQQTRDAVEGSCVFKLINENKYILLYDVYGKGKYQFCESVDLDNFKVIDHQINMDFHPRHGTVIPVTRKELKTMTDQWGIPEEFPVLPEEKNPVLSGYFADPEILYSEKTGKYYIYPTSDGFEGWGGSYFKTFSSSDLENWTDEGVILDLKTGVSWADGNAWAPCVIEKRVGKNKYAYYYYFSGGKDREPKKIGVAVADDPAGPFVDSGQPLIDFRPEGVKGGQQIDPDVFYDPVSKKNYIYWGNGYMAGAELNKDMVSIKKNTVRVMTPDKTFREAIYVFFRKGLYYFLWSEDDTGSPDYKVRYATAKSPLGPLNIPQDNIVIMKDEMRGIYGTGHNSVLQVPGKDEWYIVYHRISRPDGIRMPYPGIYREVCMDKLEFNEDGGIKRTIPSL; this is encoded by the coding sequence ATGAGAAAATTGACAATATTTATTCTATCGTTCATATCATGTCTATCTATTCAGTTGCAGGCACAGGGTAAGATCGCTTCAAACGTCGTGGAAAAAGATTATACTGCTTATCTCTTTGCTTATTTTCAGGGTAACAAAGTAGAGCAGGAGCAAATATGTTTTGCAATCAGCCTGGATGGATACAGCTATTTTGCATTAAATGGAAATAAACCGGTGATCGATTCAAAAGAAATAAGTGAAACAGGTGGTGTGCGCGATCCGCATATTTTGCGTGCTGAAGATGGTAACACATTTTATATGGTTGCCACCGACATGACTTCATCCAAAGGTTGGGATTCGAACCGGGGAATAGTGTTGATGAAATCCAGTGACCTTGTTCATTGGGCTTTTTCTAAAATTAATATACAGAAGAATTATCCCGGACAGGAAAACCTGCTTCGGGTATGGGCGCCTCAAACTATCTATGACCCGCATGCCGGAAAATATATGGTATACTGGTCGATGCAACATGGAAAAGGAAATCCTGATATTATTTATTATGCTTATGCGAATAAAGACTTTACCGGTCTGGAGGGTGAGCCGAAGCAACTGTTTTTTTCCAAAAACGGTAAATCATGTATTGACGGTGATATCATCTATAAGAACGGTATTTTCCATATGTTTTACAAAACCGAAGGACATGGGAACGGTATCAAAAAAGCCATGACCGATAACCTGACTTCCGGCTGCTGGCTTGAACAGCCTGATTATAAGCAACAGACCCGCGATGCGGTGGAAGGTTCGTGTGTTTTTAAACTGATCAATGAAAATAAATATATTTTATTGTATGATGTGTATGGAAAGGGGAAATACCAATTTTGCGAAAGTGTAGACCTGGATAATTTCAAGGTGATTGACCACCAGATAAACATGGATTTTCACCCGCGTCATGGAACTGTGATCCCTGTTACACGAAAAGAACTGAAGACCATGACAGACCAATGGGGTATACCCGAAGAATTTCCTGTCCTTCCCGAAGAGAAAAATCCCGTGTTGAGCGGTTATTTTGCTGATCCTGAAATTCTTTATTCTGAGAAAACCGGAAAATACTATATCTATCCGACAAGCGACGGGTTTGAAGGTTGGGGTGGGAGCTATTTTAAAACTTTCTCTTCATCTGATTTGGAAAACTGGACGGACGAAGGGGTAATTCTCGACCTGAAAACCGGTGTTTCCTGGGCCGACGGAAATGCCTGGGCTCCATGTGTCATTGAAAAGAGAGTAGGAAAAAACAAATATGCATATTACTACTATTTCAGCGGGGGAAAAGACCGGGAGCCTAAAAAGATAGGTGTCGCTGTAGCTGATGATCCGGCCGGACCGTTTGTCGATTCTGGTCAACCGCTCATTGATTTCCGTCCCGAAGGTGTAAAAGGTGGTCAGCAAATCGATCCCGACGTGTTCTATGATCCGGTAAGCAAAAAGAATTACATCTATTGGGGCAATGGTTACATGGCAGGAGCAGAATTGAACAAAGACATGGTATCGATCAAAAAAAATACGGTCAGGGTAATGACACCTGATAAAACTTTCCGCGAAGCTATATATGTTTTTTTCCGGAAAGGCCTGTATTATTTCCTTTGGTCGGAAGACGACACCGGAAGTCCGGACTACAAAGTCCGTTATGCAACGGCAAAATCTCCGCTCGGTCCATTAAATATTCCACAGGACAATATCGTTATCATGAAAGACGAAATGAGAGGAATTTACGGAACCGGGCATAACTCGGTATTGCAGGTTCCCGGAAAGGACGAGTGGTACATTGTTTACCACCGCATTTCGCGCCCGGACGGAATAAGAATGCCTTATCCCGGAATATACAGGGAAGTATGTATGGATAAATTAGAGTTTAATGAAGACGGGGGTATCAAAAGAACAATTCCAAGCCTTTAG